The Brachionichthys hirsutus isolate HB-005 chromosome 3, CSIRO-AGI_Bhir_v1, whole genome shotgun sequence genome has a window encoding:
- the cited4b gene encoding cbp/p300-interacting transactivator 4b, with protein MADHLMMPMNHGSAGAGLHGYRMGMNGGLQAGHQQHANQQGMRVLPNGQMVHYGGAQANMENAMRQRQGMVGGPMNGQLNGAQMGHHHMASGNMMYSGQPQQQQQQQQQQQQHHPQQQHHMHPQQQHPQQQAQHQQQQQQQFMNGGLTSQQQQLMASMQLQKLNTQYHGHPLGPMGGSHMGPAAQYRMNPAQLANMQHMAGPALALNGMDADMIDEEVLTSLVMELGLDRVQELPELFLGQNEFDFLSDFVSKQQPSTVSC; from the coding sequence ATGGCAGACCATTTGATGATGCCCATGAATCACGGCTCGGCAGGCGCCGGTCTCCACGGTTACAGGATGGGCATGAATGGCGGCCTGCAGGCGGGTCACCAGCAGCACGCCAATCAACAGGGCATGCGGGTGCTGCCCAACGGCCAAATGGTGCACTACGGCGGCGCCCAGGCCAACATGGAGAACGCCATGAGACAGCGGCAGGGAATGGTGGGCGGGCCGATGAATGGACAGCTGAATGGGGCCCAGATGGGTCATCACCATATGGCCTCTGGTAACATGATGTACAGCGGCcagccccagcagcagcagcagcagcagcagcagcagcagcagcatcacccccagcagcagcatcacatgcacccccagcagcagcacccccaGCAGCAGgcccagcatcagcagcagcagcagcagcagttcatGAACGGGGGGTTAacgtcccagcagcagcagctcatggCCAGCATGCAGCTCCAGAAACTCAACACGCAATACCACGGACATCCATTGGGGCCCATGGGCGGGAGCCACATGGGGCCCGCGGCTCAGTATCGCATGAACCCAGCCCAGCTCGCTAACATGCAGCACATGGCCGGGCCGGCGCTGGCCCTGAATGGGATGGACGCTGATATGATTGACGAGGAAGTCCTGACCTCGCTGGTCATGGAGCTGGGCTTGGATCGGGTCCAGGAGCTGCCAGAACTCTTCCTGGGCCAGAATGAGTTTGACTTCCTTTCGGACTTTGTCAGCAAACAGCAGCCCAGCACTGTTAGCTGCTGA